The Porphyromonas sp. oral taxon 275 DNA window AACTCATCGTAGAGCTCATCTACTAGTCTCAGCTCCGCAGCGCCTCGCTGCCGCCGTCCCCCGCGACCGCCGCAGCCCAAACAAAGTACCGCCCCCACCCACGGCAGCAGCCGTAGGTGGGGGCGGTGTCCTTTTTGCGGCTCATAGCCCTAGGGATAGGACTTACTTCGCCTGACTCCCGAGAGCAAGGGCTCTGTTGCTTTGTCTGCCAGCCTCCCTTCCCGGCCGAGGAGCTCCGCTCAAGGATATTCCTCAGCACGCCGAGCGCCCTTGGCCACGGGCCTGAGTCACTATATAGGGAGGGTCTTCTGCCGCTCTACCTGGAGCACTCCCCGAGGATCGTGGATGGAGCGCAGCCGCTGGATCTCCTCGGTCAGCATCGCAGAGAAGCTATCCCACTGCCGAAGCGGTGTAGCATCACGGCGAGCACAGTAGTACACTTGCTCCCCATCCCTCCGCATATAGAGGCGCGAAGCATCATAGCTATAGCTCCCAATAAAAAAGCAATCTTCATCAGCATTCCGCGGACGCTCGTAGCAGTTCGGTATATCTAGGTCAAAAGGGCCAAGGACCCCGCTCCGCCGATGGAGCTCCCCCTGCAAGCCATAAAGGTTAAGGCAGCGATGGAAGAGGTGCATCCCATTGCTGACCTCGCTCAGGAAGGCTGCATAGGCCTCGGGAAGCACCATCCCTAGACGCTCTCTCAGGAGACTCAGCTGCTCCTCGGCCAAGGGCGCGAAGGTATAGACGCTGTAGGCCTCAGGGCCTATATGCGGGAGATGACCATACTTGTGCACGCCCGACGCACAGACGTAGCCGTAGGCGGACTGCTCCTCGAGGAGACTTTGAATAGAGGCTAGATACTCCATAGATACTTATTGATTAGACTTCATCGCTAGTCCTGCCTAGGGGCTCTAGCTATTCTAGAGCAGCCCCGCAGTGTGCTGTGCTCGGCTCCGAGAGCGCCTCTGCTGCCGCGTGAGGAGGCCTCACTGATCCTCCCTGCAGTGCAGGTGCATCCCCGCTCCAAGTCCTCCAGCTCGCCCTCTAGCTTGGCAAACTAGGCTCATGGCCCCGAAGGGAGGCCTACGCGACAAACGCAGTGCTCCGCCCTACACAAAGATAGCATACTGCTAGCCGTGCGGGCGGAGCAAGGGGAAAAGGAGCTAGGAAAGGCGGAGGAGGGAAGGTGCGGCCGTGGGGCGAAGCGCCGCGCTGGGAGCGCTAGTGCCAGCTGAGCATCGCCCCGAGGTAAAGGGCGCGGCGCTGCAGGTAGAGTGGATGGGTCGTGCTGTAGTCGGGGGAGAAGTAGTGCTCACGTACGTTGGCCGTATTGAGCAGATTGCTCAGCGAGGCATAGAGCGTCAGCATCGAGCGCCCGAGGGACATATAGCGGAAGACCTGCAGGTCGAGGCGCTGATAGTCCGCCCCACGCTCCCAGCTTAGCCCGCGCGGCACATAGATGCCAGGGGCGAGCTGCTCGGCACCGCTGACCTTCGCCAGATAGGGCCCTCTATGGGCTAGGTAGGCGAGGCTCGCGGTGAAGTAGCGCGGGTGGCTCCACTGCAGGTGCAGCTTGGCGAAGTAGCCCCACTCTTGCTGCGTCGCCTGCTCCGCCACGAGCGGCGCGCGCTGTCGCCTCAGCGCCGAGAGCGCCAGCCCATAGCTCCAGTGCGGGTTCAGCACATCCTCCCAGCTGTACTCCGCGCCCCAGCTAGGCAGCTCGCGGCGCTCCCGCCGCCCGAGGCCGTGTAGCCTCCAGGAGCTGTCGTAGGGCACATCCTCCCGCCTTAGGTAGACCGAGA harbors:
- a CDS encoding SMI1/KNR4 family protein; the encoded protein is MEYLASIQSLLEEQSAYGYVCASGVHKYGHLPHIGPEAYSVYTFAPLAEEQLSLLRERLGMVLPEAYAAFLSEVSNGMHLFHRCLNLYGLQGELHRRSGVLGPFDLDIPNCYERPRNADEDCFFIGSYSYDASRLYMRRDGEQVYYCARRDATPLRQWDSFSAMLTEEIQRLRSIHDPRGVLQVERQKTLPI